Proteins encoded by one window of Deinococcus radiodurans R1 = ATCC 13939 = DSM 20539:
- a CDS encoding LutC/YkgG family protein yields the protein MTTIPSTAEAKLEMLTTINRAIAGSRPEALPPYPVPAPLSRAEILHQFEDRILDYGAAYTHVSAAELPGAIAKALGNARRVIVPAGIPAPWLTVGMDVLRDEPPLSHAELDRADAVLTGCAVAISETGTIILDHRADQGRRALSLIPDFHICVVREDQIVQTVREGVEAVAASVREGRPLTWLSGGSATSDIELVRVEGVHGPRRLQVIVVG from the coding sequence ATGACCACCATTCCATCCACCGCCGAAGCCAAGCTGGAGATGCTGACCACCATCAACCGCGCTATTGCCGGGTCCCGGCCCGAGGCGTTGCCACCCTACCCGGTGCCCGCGCCGCTGAGCCGGGCCGAGATTCTGCACCAGTTCGAGGACCGGATTCTGGACTACGGGGCGGCCTACACGCACGTTTCCGCCGCCGAGTTGCCGGGGGCGATTGCCAAAGCTCTTGGGAACGCTCGCCGCGTCATCGTTCCGGCAGGCATTCCCGCGCCGTGGCTCACCGTCGGCATGGACGTGCTGCGCGACGAGCCGCCGCTGTCCCATGCCGAACTCGACCGGGCCGACGCCGTGCTGACCGGGTGCGCCGTCGCCATCAGCGAGACAGGCACCATCATCCTCGACCACCGCGCGGACCAAGGCCGCCGGGCGCTGTCACTCATTCCCGACTTCCACATCTGCGTGGTGCGTGAGGACCAGATCGTGCAGACCGTCCGTGAGGGCGTGGAGGCCGTCGCCGCCAGCGTCCGCGAGGGCCGCCCGCTCACCTGGCTTTCGGGGGGGAGTGCCACCAGCGACATCGAACTCGTGCGCGTGGAAGGCGTTCACGGGCCGCGCCGCTTGCAGGTGATCGTCGTCGGCTGA